One window of the Cherax quadricarinatus isolate ZL_2023a chromosome 1, ASM3850222v1, whole genome shotgun sequence genome contains the following:
- the raw gene encoding uncharacterized protein raw isoform X8 — MHEMLHVARECSTREAAGHLLTFGEFCLFTTELRQCYDREIPRPPPLSKLSDKSCVDKKRSERKMSAESSPKYEVFLGGSCNPTTWRQNVAIPMLRDQGISFYNPQVSHWEEELVELEYKAKQTASVLFFVFDRNTRNVASMIEAAYMAGCRRKLVVVMDSYTGPGQLINGEAISEQEYEDLTNGLHTVQDVVECQGIPVFGEINHALNCTAKILRENLHPQDLGAEDHVQPIKYPYLQLGDKLIKLHDAFVNTNSEQITLAEARVVYKVVTNKDLTTEELRDIVAAKKGKNIQELNGAELPLNEVYLTFDELCCIVAEFKNQNLESRRLWDVFTHSVQKVLGWALPRRPLRQISNTGGRDIYLGGSMGNRVTWRETVAIPMLLKHGLSYFNPAAGACSGRLLPMEAALMEHSRVLLFVITNTTRGVSAMALASHYIGLGCNVVLCVQMITDESLVNGERLSRSALKDYNRGRSYLTDQANKDGIPVFINIQEAVECAISKCLTR; from the exons tgcaTGAGATGCTGCATGTAGCGCGGGAGTGCTCGACCAGGGAGGCGGCAGGTCATCTCCTAACCTTCGGCGAGTTCTGCCTCTTCACCACTGAGCTCCGACAATGCTACGACAGAGA GATCCCGAGACCACCCCCCCTCTCCAAACTTTCCGACAAATCATGCGTAGACAAGAAAAGAAGTGAGAGGAAAATGTCAG CAGAGTCATCTCCTAAGTATGAAGTATTCCTGGGCGGGTCATGCAACCCTACAACGTGGCGACAGAACGTAGCCATTCCTATGCTGAGGGATCAAGGCATTTCTTTCTATAATCCA CAAGTGTCTCATTGGGAAGAAGAATTAGTTGAGCTGGAATATAAAGCTAAACAAACTGCATcagttttgttttttgtttttgacCGCAATACCCGGAATGTTGCATCCATGATTGAAGCAGCGTACATGGCTGGGTGCCGTCGCAAACTGGTGGTTGTCATGGATTCCTACACAGGCCCTGGACAGCTCATCAATGGGGAAGCTATTTCTGAACA AGAATACGAAGATCTGACGAATGGCCTTCATACAGTTCAGGATGTGGTGGAATGTCAGGGAATACCAGTCTTTGGTGAAATCAATCATGCGCTCAACTGTACAGCTAAG ATATTAAGAGAAAACCTTCACCCTCAAGATTTGGGTGCAGAGGATCATGTTCAGCCTATTAAATACCCTTACCTCCAGTTGGGTGATAAACTTAT aaAACTGCATGATGCCTTTGTCAATACAAACTCAGAGCAAATAACTTTAGCAGAG GCTCGTGTAGTTTATAAGGTGGTGACCAATAAGGATCTAACTACAGAGGAGCTTCGGGATATTGTTGCTGCAAAGAAAG GTAAGAATATACAAGAACTAAATGGTGCAGAGCTCCCACTAAATGAAGTGTATCTAACATTCGATGAATTATGCTGTATAGTTGCCGAATTTAAAAACCAAAATCTAGAAAGCCGGAGACTGTGGGACGTCTTCACTCATTCTGTACAGAAGGTATTAG GTTGGGCGCTTCCACGCAGACCGTTACGACAAATCAGCAATACTGGTGGTCGAGACATCTATTTAGGTGGTTCTATGGGTAATAGAGTTACATGGCGTGAAACTGTTGCCATTCCTATGCTCCTGAAACATGGGTTGTCATATTTCAATCCTGCAGCAGGTGCCTGCTCAGGACGTTTGCTGCCTATGGAAGCTGCATTGATGGAGCATTCAAGAGTCTTGCTCTttgtcatcactaacacaaccagagGTGTCTCAGCCATGGCACTG GCCTCTCACTACATTGGGCTTGGTTGTAATGTCGTATTGTGTGTCCAGATGATAACGGATGAATCACTTGTTAATGGAGAAAGG TTGTCAAGATCGGCATTGAAGGATTACAACAGGGGAAGAAGTTACCTCACTGACCAGGCTAATAAGGATGGGATCCCTGTTTTCATAAACATCCAGGAAGCTGTCGAGTGTGCAATTAGCAAGTGTCTTACGAGATAG
- the raw gene encoding uncharacterized protein raw isoform X3, protein MSVGVGATKVKAALYLALVLVSHCCWGPAGGRVLGQSYSDPHLYNITMTVHEMLHVARECSTREAAGHLLTFGEFCLFTTELRQCYDREIPRPPPLSKLSDKSCVDKKRSERKMSAESSPKYEVFLGGSCNPTTWRQNVAIPMLRDQGISFYNPQVSHWEEELVELEYKAKQTASVLFFVFDRNTRNVASMIEAAYMAGCRRKLVVVMDSYTGPGQLINGEAISEQEYEDLTNGLHTVQDVVECQGIPVFGEINHALNCTAKILRENLHPQDLGAEDHVQPIKYPYLQLGDKLIKLHDAFVNTNSEQITLAEARVVYKVVTNKDLTTEELRDIVAAKKGKNIQELNGAELPLNEVYLTFDELCCIVAEFKNQNLESRRLWDVFTHSVQKVLGWALPRRPLRQISNTGGRDIYLGGSMGNRVTWRETVAIPMLLKHGLSYFNPAAGACSGRLLPMEAALMEHSRVLLFVITNTTRGVSAMALASHYIGLGCNVVLCVQMITDESLVNGERLSRSALKDYNRGRSYLTDQANKDGIPVFINIQEAVECAISKCLTR, encoded by the exons tgcaTGAGATGCTGCATGTAGCGCGGGAGTGCTCGACCAGGGAGGCGGCAGGTCATCTCCTAACCTTCGGCGAGTTCTGCCTCTTCACCACTGAGCTCCGACAATGCTACGACAGAGA GATCCCGAGACCACCCCCCCTCTCCAAACTTTCCGACAAATCATGCGTAGACAAGAAAAGAAGTGAGAGGAAAATGTCAG CAGAGTCATCTCCTAAGTATGAAGTATTCCTGGGCGGGTCATGCAACCCTACAACGTGGCGACAGAACGTAGCCATTCCTATGCTGAGGGATCAAGGCATTTCTTTCTATAATCCA CAAGTGTCTCATTGGGAAGAAGAATTAGTTGAGCTGGAATATAAAGCTAAACAAACTGCATcagttttgttttttgtttttgacCGCAATACCCGGAATGTTGCATCCATGATTGAAGCAGCGTACATGGCTGGGTGCCGTCGCAAACTGGTGGTTGTCATGGATTCCTACACAGGCCCTGGACAGCTCATCAATGGGGAAGCTATTTCTGAACA AGAATACGAAGATCTGACGAATGGCCTTCATACAGTTCAGGATGTGGTGGAATGTCAGGGAATACCAGTCTTTGGTGAAATCAATCATGCGCTCAACTGTACAGCTAAG ATATTAAGAGAAAACCTTCACCCTCAAGATTTGGGTGCAGAGGATCATGTTCAGCCTATTAAATACCCTTACCTCCAGTTGGGTGATAAACTTAT aaAACTGCATGATGCCTTTGTCAATACAAACTCAGAGCAAATAACTTTAGCAGAG GCTCGTGTAGTTTATAAGGTGGTGACCAATAAGGATCTAACTACAGAGGAGCTTCGGGATATTGTTGCTGCAAAGAAAG GTAAGAATATACAAGAACTAAATGGTGCAGAGCTCCCACTAAATGAAGTGTATCTAACATTCGATGAATTATGCTGTATAGTTGCCGAATTTAAAAACCAAAATCTAGAAAGCCGGAGACTGTGGGACGTCTTCACTCATTCTGTACAGAAGGTATTAG GTTGGGCGCTTCCACGCAGACCGTTACGACAAATCAGCAATACTGGTGGTCGAGACATCTATTTAGGTGGTTCTATGGGTAATAGAGTTACATGGCGTGAAACTGTTGCCATTCCTATGCTCCTGAAACATGGGTTGTCATATTTCAATCCTGCAGCAGGTGCCTGCTCAGGACGTTTGCTGCCTATGGAAGCTGCATTGATGGAGCATTCAAGAGTCTTGCTCTttgtcatcactaacacaaccagagGTGTCTCAGCCATGGCACTG GCCTCTCACTACATTGGGCTTGGTTGTAATGTCGTATTGTGTGTCCAGATGATAACGGATGAATCACTTGTTAATGGAGAAAGG TTGTCAAGATCGGCATTGAAGGATTACAACAGGGGAAGAAGTTACCTCACTGACCAGGCTAATAAGGATGGGATCCCTGTTTTCATAAACATCCAGGAAGCTGTCGAGTGTGCAATTAGCAAGTGTCTTACGAGATAG
- the raw gene encoding uncharacterized protein raw isoform X6, whose amino-acid sequence MNDQAHTHQTRNYDSGPGAMNRPLQQQLVHEMLHVARECSTREAAGHLLTFGEFCLFTTELRQCYDREIPRPPPLSKLSDKSCVDKKRSERKMSAESSPKYEVFLGGSCNPTTWRQNVAIPMLRDQGISFYNPQVSHWEEELVELEYKAKQTASVLFFVFDRNTRNVASMIEAAYMAGCRRKLVVVMDSYTGPGQLINGEAISEQEYEDLTNGLHTVQDVVECQGIPVFGEINHALNCTAKILRENLHPQDLGAEDHVQPIKYPYLQLGDKLIKLHDAFVNTNSEQITLAEARVVYKVVTNKDLTTEELRDIVAAKKGKNIQELNGAELPLNEVYLTFDELCCIVAEFKNQNLESRRLWDVFTHSVQKVLGWALPRRPLRQISNTGGRDIYLGGSMGNRVTWRETVAIPMLLKHGLSYFNPAAGACSGRLLPMEAALMEHSRVLLFVITNTTRGVSAMALASHYIGLGCNVVLCVQMITDESLVNGERLSRSALKDYNRGRSYLTDQANKDGIPVFINIQEAVECAISKCLTR is encoded by the exons tgcaTGAGATGCTGCATGTAGCGCGGGAGTGCTCGACCAGGGAGGCGGCAGGTCATCTCCTAACCTTCGGCGAGTTCTGCCTCTTCACCACTGAGCTCCGACAATGCTACGACAGAGA GATCCCGAGACCACCCCCCCTCTCCAAACTTTCCGACAAATCATGCGTAGACAAGAAAAGAAGTGAGAGGAAAATGTCAG CAGAGTCATCTCCTAAGTATGAAGTATTCCTGGGCGGGTCATGCAACCCTACAACGTGGCGACAGAACGTAGCCATTCCTATGCTGAGGGATCAAGGCATTTCTTTCTATAATCCA CAAGTGTCTCATTGGGAAGAAGAATTAGTTGAGCTGGAATATAAAGCTAAACAAACTGCATcagttttgttttttgtttttgacCGCAATACCCGGAATGTTGCATCCATGATTGAAGCAGCGTACATGGCTGGGTGCCGTCGCAAACTGGTGGTTGTCATGGATTCCTACACAGGCCCTGGACAGCTCATCAATGGGGAAGCTATTTCTGAACA AGAATACGAAGATCTGACGAATGGCCTTCATACAGTTCAGGATGTGGTGGAATGTCAGGGAATACCAGTCTTTGGTGAAATCAATCATGCGCTCAACTGTACAGCTAAG ATATTAAGAGAAAACCTTCACCCTCAAGATTTGGGTGCAGAGGATCATGTTCAGCCTATTAAATACCCTTACCTCCAGTTGGGTGATAAACTTAT aaAACTGCATGATGCCTTTGTCAATACAAACTCAGAGCAAATAACTTTAGCAGAG GCTCGTGTAGTTTATAAGGTGGTGACCAATAAGGATCTAACTACAGAGGAGCTTCGGGATATTGTTGCTGCAAAGAAAG GTAAGAATATACAAGAACTAAATGGTGCAGAGCTCCCACTAAATGAAGTGTATCTAACATTCGATGAATTATGCTGTATAGTTGCCGAATTTAAAAACCAAAATCTAGAAAGCCGGAGACTGTGGGACGTCTTCACTCATTCTGTACAGAAGGTATTAG GTTGGGCGCTTCCACGCAGACCGTTACGACAAATCAGCAATACTGGTGGTCGAGACATCTATTTAGGTGGTTCTATGGGTAATAGAGTTACATGGCGTGAAACTGTTGCCATTCCTATGCTCCTGAAACATGGGTTGTCATATTTCAATCCTGCAGCAGGTGCCTGCTCAGGACGTTTGCTGCCTATGGAAGCTGCATTGATGGAGCATTCAAGAGTCTTGCTCTttgtcatcactaacacaaccagagGTGTCTCAGCCATGGCACTG GCCTCTCACTACATTGGGCTTGGTTGTAATGTCGTATTGTGTGTCCAGATGATAACGGATGAATCACTTGTTAATGGAGAAAGG TTGTCAAGATCGGCATTGAAGGATTACAACAGGGGAAGAAGTTACCTCACTGACCAGGCTAATAAGGATGGGATCCCTGTTTTCATAAACATCCAGGAAGCTGTCGAGTGTGCAATTAGCAAGTGTCTTACGAGATAG
- the raw gene encoding uncharacterized protein raw isoform X5 yields the protein MSAPVYGNVTRSLREEVRAVVGSNTNIIPSTLLPRILANMALFPSKAQVHEMLHVARECSTREAAGHLLTFGEFCLFTTELRQCYDREIPRPPPLSKLSDKSCVDKKRSERKMSAESSPKYEVFLGGSCNPTTWRQNVAIPMLRDQGISFYNPQVSHWEEELVELEYKAKQTASVLFFVFDRNTRNVASMIEAAYMAGCRRKLVVVMDSYTGPGQLINGEAISEQEYEDLTNGLHTVQDVVECQGIPVFGEINHALNCTAKILRENLHPQDLGAEDHVQPIKYPYLQLGDKLIKLHDAFVNTNSEQITLAEARVVYKVVTNKDLTTEELRDIVAAKKGKNIQELNGAELPLNEVYLTFDELCCIVAEFKNQNLESRRLWDVFTHSVQKVLGWALPRRPLRQISNTGGRDIYLGGSMGNRVTWRETVAIPMLLKHGLSYFNPAAGACSGRLLPMEAALMEHSRVLLFVITNTTRGVSAMALASHYIGLGCNVVLCVQMITDESLVNGERLSRSALKDYNRGRSYLTDQANKDGIPVFINIQEAVECAISKCLTR from the exons tgcaTGAGATGCTGCATGTAGCGCGGGAGTGCTCGACCAGGGAGGCGGCAGGTCATCTCCTAACCTTCGGCGAGTTCTGCCTCTTCACCACTGAGCTCCGACAATGCTACGACAGAGA GATCCCGAGACCACCCCCCCTCTCCAAACTTTCCGACAAATCATGCGTAGACAAGAAAAGAAGTGAGAGGAAAATGTCAG CAGAGTCATCTCCTAAGTATGAAGTATTCCTGGGCGGGTCATGCAACCCTACAACGTGGCGACAGAACGTAGCCATTCCTATGCTGAGGGATCAAGGCATTTCTTTCTATAATCCA CAAGTGTCTCATTGGGAAGAAGAATTAGTTGAGCTGGAATATAAAGCTAAACAAACTGCATcagttttgttttttgtttttgacCGCAATACCCGGAATGTTGCATCCATGATTGAAGCAGCGTACATGGCTGGGTGCCGTCGCAAACTGGTGGTTGTCATGGATTCCTACACAGGCCCTGGACAGCTCATCAATGGGGAAGCTATTTCTGAACA AGAATACGAAGATCTGACGAATGGCCTTCATACAGTTCAGGATGTGGTGGAATGTCAGGGAATACCAGTCTTTGGTGAAATCAATCATGCGCTCAACTGTACAGCTAAG ATATTAAGAGAAAACCTTCACCCTCAAGATTTGGGTGCAGAGGATCATGTTCAGCCTATTAAATACCCTTACCTCCAGTTGGGTGATAAACTTAT aaAACTGCATGATGCCTTTGTCAATACAAACTCAGAGCAAATAACTTTAGCAGAG GCTCGTGTAGTTTATAAGGTGGTGACCAATAAGGATCTAACTACAGAGGAGCTTCGGGATATTGTTGCTGCAAAGAAAG GTAAGAATATACAAGAACTAAATGGTGCAGAGCTCCCACTAAATGAAGTGTATCTAACATTCGATGAATTATGCTGTATAGTTGCCGAATTTAAAAACCAAAATCTAGAAAGCCGGAGACTGTGGGACGTCTTCACTCATTCTGTACAGAAGGTATTAG GTTGGGCGCTTCCACGCAGACCGTTACGACAAATCAGCAATACTGGTGGTCGAGACATCTATTTAGGTGGTTCTATGGGTAATAGAGTTACATGGCGTGAAACTGTTGCCATTCCTATGCTCCTGAAACATGGGTTGTCATATTTCAATCCTGCAGCAGGTGCCTGCTCAGGACGTTTGCTGCCTATGGAAGCTGCATTGATGGAGCATTCAAGAGTCTTGCTCTttgtcatcactaacacaaccagagGTGTCTCAGCCATGGCACTG GCCTCTCACTACATTGGGCTTGGTTGTAATGTCGTATTGTGTGTCCAGATGATAACGGATGAATCACTTGTTAATGGAGAAAGG TTGTCAAGATCGGCATTGAAGGATTACAACAGGGGAAGAAGTTACCTCACTGACCAGGCTAATAAGGATGGGATCCCTGTTTTCATAAACATCCAGGAAGCTGTCGAGTGTGCAATTAGCAAGTGTCTTACGAGATAG
- the raw gene encoding uncharacterized protein raw isoform X7, whose translation MALFPSKAQVHEMLHVARECSTREAAGHLLTFGEFCLFTTELRQCYDREIPRPPPLSKLSDKSCVDKKRSERKMSAESSPKYEVFLGGSCNPTTWRQNVAIPMLRDQGISFYNPQVSHWEEELVELEYKAKQTASVLFFVFDRNTRNVASMIEAAYMAGCRRKLVVVMDSYTGPGQLINGEAISEQEYEDLTNGLHTVQDVVECQGIPVFGEINHALNCTAKILRENLHPQDLGAEDHVQPIKYPYLQLGDKLIKLHDAFVNTNSEQITLAEARVVYKVVTNKDLTTEELRDIVAAKKGKNIQELNGAELPLNEVYLTFDELCCIVAEFKNQNLESRRLWDVFTHSVQKVLGWALPRRPLRQISNTGGRDIYLGGSMGNRVTWRETVAIPMLLKHGLSYFNPAAGACSGRLLPMEAALMEHSRVLLFVITNTTRGVSAMALASHYIGLGCNVVLCVQMITDESLVNGERLSRSALKDYNRGRSYLTDQANKDGIPVFINIQEAVECAISKCLTR comes from the exons tgcaTGAGATGCTGCATGTAGCGCGGGAGTGCTCGACCAGGGAGGCGGCAGGTCATCTCCTAACCTTCGGCGAGTTCTGCCTCTTCACCACTGAGCTCCGACAATGCTACGACAGAGA GATCCCGAGACCACCCCCCCTCTCCAAACTTTCCGACAAATCATGCGTAGACAAGAAAAGAAGTGAGAGGAAAATGTCAG CAGAGTCATCTCCTAAGTATGAAGTATTCCTGGGCGGGTCATGCAACCCTACAACGTGGCGACAGAACGTAGCCATTCCTATGCTGAGGGATCAAGGCATTTCTTTCTATAATCCA CAAGTGTCTCATTGGGAAGAAGAATTAGTTGAGCTGGAATATAAAGCTAAACAAACTGCATcagttttgttttttgtttttgacCGCAATACCCGGAATGTTGCATCCATGATTGAAGCAGCGTACATGGCTGGGTGCCGTCGCAAACTGGTGGTTGTCATGGATTCCTACACAGGCCCTGGACAGCTCATCAATGGGGAAGCTATTTCTGAACA AGAATACGAAGATCTGACGAATGGCCTTCATACAGTTCAGGATGTGGTGGAATGTCAGGGAATACCAGTCTTTGGTGAAATCAATCATGCGCTCAACTGTACAGCTAAG ATATTAAGAGAAAACCTTCACCCTCAAGATTTGGGTGCAGAGGATCATGTTCAGCCTATTAAATACCCTTACCTCCAGTTGGGTGATAAACTTAT aaAACTGCATGATGCCTTTGTCAATACAAACTCAGAGCAAATAACTTTAGCAGAG GCTCGTGTAGTTTATAAGGTGGTGACCAATAAGGATCTAACTACAGAGGAGCTTCGGGATATTGTTGCTGCAAAGAAAG GTAAGAATATACAAGAACTAAATGGTGCAGAGCTCCCACTAAATGAAGTGTATCTAACATTCGATGAATTATGCTGTATAGTTGCCGAATTTAAAAACCAAAATCTAGAAAGCCGGAGACTGTGGGACGTCTTCACTCATTCTGTACAGAAGGTATTAG GTTGGGCGCTTCCACGCAGACCGTTACGACAAATCAGCAATACTGGTGGTCGAGACATCTATTTAGGTGGTTCTATGGGTAATAGAGTTACATGGCGTGAAACTGTTGCCATTCCTATGCTCCTGAAACATGGGTTGTCATATTTCAATCCTGCAGCAGGTGCCTGCTCAGGACGTTTGCTGCCTATGGAAGCTGCATTGATGGAGCATTCAAGAGTCTTGCTCTttgtcatcactaacacaaccagagGTGTCTCAGCCATGGCACTG GCCTCTCACTACATTGGGCTTGGTTGTAATGTCGTATTGTGTGTCCAGATGATAACGGATGAATCACTTGTTAATGGAGAAAGG TTGTCAAGATCGGCATTGAAGGATTACAACAGGGGAAGAAGTTACCTCACTGACCAGGCTAATAAGGATGGGATCCCTGTTTTCATAAACATCCAGGAAGCTGTCGAGTGTGCAATTAGCAAGTGTCTTACGAGATAG
- the raw gene encoding uncharacterized protein raw isoform X4, with amino-acid sequence MSVGVGATKVKAALYLALVLVSHCCWGPAGGRVLGQSYSDPHLYNITMTVHEMLHVARECSTREAAGHLLTFGEFCLFTTELRQCYDREIPRPPPLSKLSDKSCVDKKRSERKMSESSPKYEVFLGGSCNPTTWRQNVAIPMLRDQGISFYNPQVSHWEEELVELEYKAKQTASVLFFVFDRNTRNVASMIEAAYMAGCRRKLVVVMDSYTGPGQLINGEAISEQEYEDLTNGLHTVQDVVECQGIPVFGEINHALNCTAKILRENLHPQDLGAEDHVQPIKYPYLQLGDKLIKLHDAFVNTNSEQITLAEARVVYKVVTNKDLTTEELRDIVAAKKGKNIQELNGAELPLNEVYLTFDELCCIVAEFKNQNLESRRLWDVFTHSVQKVLGWALPRRPLRQISNTGGRDIYLGGSMGNRVTWRETVAIPMLLKHGLSYFNPAAGACSGRLLPMEAALMEHSRVLLFVITNTTRGVSAMALASHYIGLGCNVVLCVQMITDESLVNGERLSRSALKDYNRGRSYLTDQANKDGIPVFINIQEAVECAISKCLTR; translated from the exons tgcaTGAGATGCTGCATGTAGCGCGGGAGTGCTCGACCAGGGAGGCGGCAGGTCATCTCCTAACCTTCGGCGAGTTCTGCCTCTTCACCACTGAGCTCCGACAATGCTACGACAGAGA GATCCCGAGACCACCCCCCCTCTCCAAACTTTCCGACAAATCATGCGTAGACAAGAAAAGAAGTGAGAGGAAAATGTCAG AGTCATCTCCTAAGTATGAAGTATTCCTGGGCGGGTCATGCAACCCTACAACGTGGCGACAGAACGTAGCCATTCCTATGCTGAGGGATCAAGGCATTTCTTTCTATAATCCA CAAGTGTCTCATTGGGAAGAAGAATTAGTTGAGCTGGAATATAAAGCTAAACAAACTGCATcagttttgttttttgtttttgacCGCAATACCCGGAATGTTGCATCCATGATTGAAGCAGCGTACATGGCTGGGTGCCGTCGCAAACTGGTGGTTGTCATGGATTCCTACACAGGCCCTGGACAGCTCATCAATGGGGAAGCTATTTCTGAACA AGAATACGAAGATCTGACGAATGGCCTTCATACAGTTCAGGATGTGGTGGAATGTCAGGGAATACCAGTCTTTGGTGAAATCAATCATGCGCTCAACTGTACAGCTAAG ATATTAAGAGAAAACCTTCACCCTCAAGATTTGGGTGCAGAGGATCATGTTCAGCCTATTAAATACCCTTACCTCCAGTTGGGTGATAAACTTAT aaAACTGCATGATGCCTTTGTCAATACAAACTCAGAGCAAATAACTTTAGCAGAG GCTCGTGTAGTTTATAAGGTGGTGACCAATAAGGATCTAACTACAGAGGAGCTTCGGGATATTGTTGCTGCAAAGAAAG GTAAGAATATACAAGAACTAAATGGTGCAGAGCTCCCACTAAATGAAGTGTATCTAACATTCGATGAATTATGCTGTATAGTTGCCGAATTTAAAAACCAAAATCTAGAAAGCCGGAGACTGTGGGACGTCTTCACTCATTCTGTACAGAAGGTATTAG GTTGGGCGCTTCCACGCAGACCGTTACGACAAATCAGCAATACTGGTGGTCGAGACATCTATTTAGGTGGTTCTATGGGTAATAGAGTTACATGGCGTGAAACTGTTGCCATTCCTATGCTCCTGAAACATGGGTTGTCATATTTCAATCCTGCAGCAGGTGCCTGCTCAGGACGTTTGCTGCCTATGGAAGCTGCATTGATGGAGCATTCAAGAGTCTTGCTCTttgtcatcactaacacaaccagagGTGTCTCAGCCATGGCACTG GCCTCTCACTACATTGGGCTTGGTTGTAATGTCGTATTGTGTGTCCAGATGATAACGGATGAATCACTTGTTAATGGAGAAAGG TTGTCAAGATCGGCATTGAAGGATTACAACAGGGGAAGAAGTTACCTCACTGACCAGGCTAATAAGGATGGGATCCCTGTTTTCATAAACATCCAGGAAGCTGTCGAGTGTGCAATTAGCAAGTGTCTTACGAGATAG
- the raw gene encoding uncharacterized protein raw isoform X9, producing MLHVARECSTREAAGHLLTFGEFCLFTTELRQCYDREIPRPPPLSKLSDKSCVDKKRSERKMSAESSPKYEVFLGGSCNPTTWRQNVAIPMLRDQGISFYNPQVSHWEEELVELEYKAKQTASVLFFVFDRNTRNVASMIEAAYMAGCRRKLVVVMDSYTGPGQLINGEAISEQEYEDLTNGLHTVQDVVECQGIPVFGEINHALNCTAKILRENLHPQDLGAEDHVQPIKYPYLQLGDKLIKLHDAFVNTNSEQITLAEARVVYKVVTNKDLTTEELRDIVAAKKGKNIQELNGAELPLNEVYLTFDELCCIVAEFKNQNLESRRLWDVFTHSVQKVLGWALPRRPLRQISNTGGRDIYLGGSMGNRVTWRETVAIPMLLKHGLSYFNPAAGACSGRLLPMEAALMEHSRVLLFVITNTTRGVSAMALASHYIGLGCNVVLCVQMITDESLVNGERLSRSALKDYNRGRSYLTDQANKDGIPVFINIQEAVECAISKCLTR from the exons ATGCTGCATGTAGCGCGGGAGTGCTCGACCAGGGAGGCGGCAGGTCATCTCCTAACCTTCGGCGAGTTCTGCCTCTTCACCACTGAGCTCCGACAATGCTACGACAGAGA GATCCCGAGACCACCCCCCCTCTCCAAACTTTCCGACAAATCATGCGTAGACAAGAAAAGAAGTGAGAGGAAAATGTCAG CAGAGTCATCTCCTAAGTATGAAGTATTCCTGGGCGGGTCATGCAACCCTACAACGTGGCGACAGAACGTAGCCATTCCTATGCTGAGGGATCAAGGCATTTCTTTCTATAATCCA CAAGTGTCTCATTGGGAAGAAGAATTAGTTGAGCTGGAATATAAAGCTAAACAAACTGCATcagttttgttttttgtttttgacCGCAATACCCGGAATGTTGCATCCATGATTGAAGCAGCGTACATGGCTGGGTGCCGTCGCAAACTGGTGGTTGTCATGGATTCCTACACAGGCCCTGGACAGCTCATCAATGGGGAAGCTATTTCTGAACA AGAATACGAAGATCTGACGAATGGCCTTCATACAGTTCAGGATGTGGTGGAATGTCAGGGAATACCAGTCTTTGGTGAAATCAATCATGCGCTCAACTGTACAGCTAAG ATATTAAGAGAAAACCTTCACCCTCAAGATTTGGGTGCAGAGGATCATGTTCAGCCTATTAAATACCCTTACCTCCAGTTGGGTGATAAACTTAT aaAACTGCATGATGCCTTTGTCAATACAAACTCAGAGCAAATAACTTTAGCAGAG GCTCGTGTAGTTTATAAGGTGGTGACCAATAAGGATCTAACTACAGAGGAGCTTCGGGATATTGTTGCTGCAAAGAAAG GTAAGAATATACAAGAACTAAATGGTGCAGAGCTCCCACTAAATGAAGTGTATCTAACATTCGATGAATTATGCTGTATAGTTGCCGAATTTAAAAACCAAAATCTAGAAAGCCGGAGACTGTGGGACGTCTTCACTCATTCTGTACAGAAGGTATTAG GTTGGGCGCTTCCACGCAGACCGTTACGACAAATCAGCAATACTGGTGGTCGAGACATCTATTTAGGTGGTTCTATGGGTAATAGAGTTACATGGCGTGAAACTGTTGCCATTCCTATGCTCCTGAAACATGGGTTGTCATATTTCAATCCTGCAGCAGGTGCCTGCTCAGGACGTTTGCTGCCTATGGAAGCTGCATTGATGGAGCATTCAAGAGTCTTGCTCTttgtcatcactaacacaaccagagGTGTCTCAGCCATGGCACTG GCCTCTCACTACATTGGGCTTGGTTGTAATGTCGTATTGTGTGTCCAGATGATAACGGATGAATCACTTGTTAATGGAGAAAGG TTGTCAAGATCGGCATTGAAGGATTACAACAGGGGAAGAAGTTACCTCACTGACCAGGCTAATAAGGATGGGATCCCTGTTTTCATAAACATCCAGGAAGCTGTCGAGTGTGCAATTAGCAAGTGTCTTACGAGATAG